Genomic DNA from Candidatus Kapaibacterium sp.:
GGAACTCGTCCTCTGCTGGTCGAAGTACAAGCACTGGTGACGCCAACGCACTATGCAGTCCCTCAGCGGAATATCACGGGCTATGACTACCGTCGCTTGCAGATGATCGTGGCCATCTTAGAGCGCCGACTGGGAATTCCACTGCGGCAGTACGATCTCTTTGCGAATGTTGTCGGTGGGCTCCGTCTCAGCGACCCCGCTGGCGATGCTGCTCTAGCACTAGCTATTGTCAGCTCCTACCGTGATCAGCCCTTATCACCAGGTACTGCTATTTTTGGCGAACTAGGGCTGACTGGCGAATTGCGCCCAGTCCGCATGCCGGAGGTACGCATTCGCGAGGTTCAGCGGATTGGTTTCCGGCGGGTCATTCTGCCTGCGACGACTGCCAGAGCTCTGCAGGCAGCTACTACGGATATAGAACTCATTCCCGTAGACCGTCTCTCGGTAGCACTCGTCCGGCTCTTTACCTGATGTCCCACTCACGTCGGTAAACGAATGGCTCTCCGTGTCGGTGAGCTCAAAGCCCTTGGGCAACTGAGCGATGAAGAGCTCATGCGGCTCTTCCAGCAGGAGGGGTCCGAGGCTGCCTACACTGTTCTAGTGCGCCGCTACAAATCTGCAATTGTGAATTTCCTCTACCGCTACACTGGCAACTACGATGACGCCCTTGACTTAGCGCAGGAAACCTTCCTGCGGTTGTACAAGTATAAGAGCACGTACGTTCGCAACCAGCGCTTCGCAACATGGCTTTACACAATTGCCACGAACGTTGCCCGCACCTTCTACCAGCAGCAACAGCGGCATGGTACAGTTCCTCTATCTTCGCTCAACCAGCAAGATGACGAAGAGTTACAGGAATGGGAAATCCCTGACACCAACTATGTGCCTGACACTCGGGTTGACTCCTCATACATTGCTCAGCGAATCCAACAAGCTCTCATGCAGCTCCCGCCAGTGTTCCGAGAAGTCATCGTACTCCGAGACATCATGGAGCTATCGTATGAGGAAATCGCTGCAGCTACGCAGGCAGAGCTAGGGACAGTAAAATCGCGCATCAACCGTGCGCGTCAACGTCTACAGGCCCTGCTCCGTGACCTTTACGAGGAACTGTACGGTACACCTCCAACACAGCCATGACAGAACATACCCATCGCCAACCACCTCGACTCAAAGACTTGCTGCCAGAGGTCCCGGTACCACAGGGATTTGAGCTCGGGCTTTGGTTGCGCCGCGCCTTACAAGAGTTGCCCACAGCGCCAGTTCCGCAAACTTTCGAGCAAGACCTCTGGATTCGCATTCGCCGTGAACGACGGCAGGCGATACTCCGTAGAAGTCTTGGCGTCCTTGCAGTTGCTCTTGGGCTGCTAGGTGGTGGACTAGGTCTGTGGCATCTACTAACTCCGACACCACCCTCCCAAGCCCCTCTCCAGAGTGTCTCCACGATTGCCCCGCTGACCGTCCCAGAGGTGAAGGCTGTCTCATCCCGGGTGCTCTCAACGTCATCTCCGAAGCTGCGGCATTCTCCCACCCCCCTCCGGGGCGCAGAAACCCCGCTACCTCCTCCTGAGGACTGAACTTCCGTACCCCCAACTGCACGAGGAAAGGAACAGCCCCACAAAACGAAGGGGCACCCTTCCCCTGAGGGTGCCCCTTTCTGTTTCCTCCGTTCCATCATCCCTTGCTGCGGGCACCCCGGGCACCTTGCACCCAGGGACCCGCACACAAGGGAGACAGCTTCCCCGCGGTCTTTTAGCGTGCCGGTTGGGGTGGTTCCATAACAGCCCCGCACTGTTTGCAAGTGCGGAGCTCAACGGAGCTGTAGAAGCGCTCAAAGACCCGTGGAAGCTGCTCTACGATGTCGCTCACGTGAAGGAATTCCTCGTACAACTTGTTTCCGCACTGCTCGCAGAACCACATGAAGCCATCCAGCTCGTCCGGACGGCGCTTGCGCTCAATGACTAACCCAACCGTGTTGGCCGGACGCTGGGGGGAATGCGGTACACGAGGGGGCAGAAGGAAGATTTCTCCTTGGCGGATTAGAATCTCTTTCGGCTTCCCATCTTCAATGACCTTGAGCACGATATCGCCCTCAATCTGGTAGAAGAACTCTTCACCCTCGTCGTAGTGGTAGTCCTTGCGAGAGTTAGGGCCACCAACAACCATGATGATGAAGTCTGAGTTGTCCTTGTAGACGACCGCATTCCCCACAGGGGGCTTCAGTAGGTGCCGGTGCTCCTCTATCCACTGTTGAAAGTTGATTGGCGGCAGTAGTGGCATGGTTGTTTCTCTGGTCGATGCAACCACCTCTGGCTTGGTATGTCTGGAGGTCGCAATTTAAGGAAAAAGGTCCGAAGGACAGTTTGCACAATTCGTTGCATTCCAACAGCTTAGCAACGGCCTTCCGCGCCTACGGTGGAGCGCCCCCTCCCTCCCCAGAGGGTGCTGGAAAAGACGGCACAACGATAGGTGGCACTCCTCCAGAATCCAAGACTGGCTCAGCCGGTGGGGGGGAGGATTGGAGAGACTGCTGCTCCTGTTGCTGCGGTTGGCTAGTCTCCGAAGGTGGAGCTCCACGGCGCACACGAGCGTATGTGACACTGGTTCGAACATCAGCAGCGTAGTCCGTCTCGGGATAGCGCTCCACAAGGAGCTGGTAGTACATCAAGGCGCTGTCGGTATTCCGGAAGGGACCATGCTCATAGCTCCAGCCCAACGCATACAGGGCCTGGGGGGCTGAAGGGGATGTGGAGAAGTTGCTAACAACCCGTCGCCATTGCTCTCGGGCGAAGGCGTGCTCGCCAATCCGCCACAGACGCAGGCCCGACTCGTAGAGCTCTGCCGCAGTATCTACAACCGCCTCCGGCGTATAGCCCAGTAGGAGCTGCGCTTCCCGGCCATAGGGTGTCTTTGGACAGCATGCAACGAGCTCCTCCAGCAGAGAATCCGCCACCGATGATGGACCTGTAGCAGAAAGCAGCGACGCTAGTGCGAAGAGTGCTCGAGGACGCTGCAAGCCTGTATCCGGGGCTACCTGCAGAGCCCGATCGTAGTAGTACCGTGCCGAGTCCTGGTTCCCTAACCGGCTGTGGACCCGGCCTAAGTCGTAGAAAGCATCGCTGAGCTTGGCTCGGAGGCTATCCGAGAGGGGAGTCGAGGGAGAAGCTCCCCGAGCAACCGCTGTAGTTGCCATAGCCCGTTCCCAGCGAACTAGGAGTTCGCTGTAGTCCCTAGCTTTGGCAAAGACTGGGGAGCGTGTCACGCTGGCACGAGCGAAGAGTCGCTGAGCTTGTCGGTAGTCCCCTTGCTGCAGGAGCTGTAGGGCATGTTCATACTGCACCGCTAACAGCGCCGGATTGCCAGGGAAGGCGGAGTCTGCACGCCGTTCAAGCATCCGCAGGGTATCCTCCGAGGCTTTCATAAGGCGTCGAAGGGCCAGCTCCTGAGCTATGGTGTAGCTGCTCCACTGCTCATACCGACGACGCTGCTTAAGTTTGCTTAGGAGTTGGTCAGCTTCTCGGAAGCGCCCACTCCGCGCTAATGCCGCTGCCCGGTAGAGTTGTGCTTCGTACTCTATCACTACCGACGGGCTATGTCGGAGGACCTCAGCGAAGGCAGCCTCCGCTTCCGCAAAGCGACCCAGGCGGTAGTAGATCGCTCCAATTTCAAACTGCCAGCGAGCCCTTAATTCCCCGTCCGGTGCCAACAACATCGCCTGACGATAGGGACGGAGGGCTGCCTCTACATCACCCTGGCTCAGCGCTAGTTCCGCAAGCAACCGGAAAGCCTCGCTGAGCACGTCGTACCGCCGACGGTACCAGGCAATATCAATCGCGCGCGACAAAGCCTGCTGCCCAAGCGAGACCTTGCGCTGCATCAGATACGCCTTCGCCAATAGTAGCTGGGCGTCTGGTGCCAAATCCCCCTTTGGCGACAGTTGCAGCAGCTCCTGGCACTTAATCTGCGCAGGGAGCCACTCGCTGCGATAGAAGAAGGCCTGCGCCATTAGGAAGAGGGCATCGTCCACGAAGTCCGACCGACTGCGGAAGGCCAAAATTTTGGATCCCTTCTGGAGGATGGAGTCCAACTGCCGTGTGACCGGTTGGAGCTTCGGCGGGTCAATGACAAACTCCTGGAGGAATGGCGGGACTTCGCCTGTCTGCGCTGTTGGAACAACTGCAGGGTCGGGCACGATGACACGCGGGCGCTGCACTCGACGCGTCTCATCGTAGTAGCCAAACTCCTCCTCTACTTCGCTCATAAGGCGGCGCATGTTGTAGTAGGTGTTGAAGTAGGCCTCCGCATTCCACCAGAGTTGGCAGCCGGAGGTCCAGAGGAGCAATACCCCTACGGCAACTTTCGCTATTCGGAACCCCATGGGGACCACAAGGCAAAGGGGACAGCTTCACTCAGCTGTGGCTCCAGCAGAGGCTTACGCAGCCATGTCTCCAGGAGGCGGAACTGAGGACTGCCTTCAGTGGCAACCACCTCTAGCTGCGGACGGCAGCGAGGTTCTGAGCTCAACTGCGTTGTATAGAGTCGTCCGTCGCTAGCAGCTAGAATCTCAACAGGACCTTCCGCCATTCCGAGGAACGCTTCCAGTTGTCCGGGAGTCCGCAGCCGGATACCATTCACAGCTATCAACTCATCGCCAACGGCAATACCAGCAGCGGCAGCAGGCGAGAACTCCTCTACCGCCTCCACTACGACCGAGCCGTCCTCTTGGCGAAGTGTTAGCCCTGTGAAGCGAGCTGTCGGGATGCGGCCGAAGACACTTCTCTCCCCAACCAGCCGGTCCTGCTCACTACCCCTAGTCCACGATAACCGCAACCCAATGGCCGGAAGCACCTCCTCATAAGGCAACTCGCCACGCCCTATGAGCCATTCCATTAAGGGCTCCTTGAGACCGACACCCGTACCGGCCTCTAATGCTGCTACGATCTCCTCTTCGGTCCACCCACGTTCAGGCTGCTGACGGGTCCAGCGCCATAGCTCTTGTAGGCCATCCTGGAGGCGCTTCTGTCCTTGGGTCTGTGCTATAATCCAGGCATCTAGCAACCAGGCGATCTGGGCCCCCTTGAGGTAGTACGATGGGAACCGATTTGGCCCATCAGGGCTCCTGGCGTATAGCTTGACCCAAGCCAGAATGCTGCTATCCCGAACGGAGAGGTAGTAGCGCCCGGGGACGTGGGATAGCTGCTCCACTTCCCAACCCAGGTGTGCCAGAAGCTCACGCCGCGTGAGGAAGCCACACCAGTAGGCCAGCATAACTTCGTAGTACGATGTCACTCCTTCCACTAGCCACAGCAGCGGCGTATAGAGCTCGCGCTCGTAGTCAAAGGGTCCTAGACCTACTGGGCGAATACGCTTCCCGTTCCATGTGTGGAAGAACTCGTGGCACAGCAGCCGTAAGAACCGGTGGACCCCAGCAATCTCCCGCAATGCTGCGGGATCTACTGCTAAGACATGTGCCCGAGCATGTTCTAGCCCTCCAGAGCCATTGGGAACGAAGTGGAAGAAGAAGACGTAGCGGTCATACGGGAGCTCTCCTCCCCAGAATGCAGCGGTAACACGGACGACCTGCTCTGCGGCCCGGAGGAGCCACTCTTCGTCAACCGGCTCATCGCTGACGATGGCTACCTCATGGAGCCGGTCCCCTACAGTGAAGGCAGCTACGCGATGGCTACCCACCTGGAGAGGGGAGTCCGCCAGGACATCGTACGTTACAGCACCGAAGCGCGGAGGGAATCCGATGTCTACCGGCGCCAGAGGAGTCGTTACCCGAGGCCATCGCGCAGGGTCGTGTTCCACGACAACGTGGCAAGGCTCCTGCAGCCGCCCTTCGACGTAGGGGCAGCAGGTAGAGGGCATAATGAAGGCTGACCATCGATTCACGTGGGTTGTCCGAACGGAGCGCTCGTTGGCGAAGTAGACGGCCTTCAGGTAGAGCTTTTGCGCACCTGGGCAGAACACACGGAAACGGTTCTTTGCCCGCCACTCCACCTCCAGCATACGCCCACGTTCATCCAGCGCATTCTCCACCGTGAAATGGGTGCTGAACTCGCGCACCTTGTAACTGCCCGGTGTCCAGGTAGGAAGGACGAACTCCAGTGCATCCTCCCCGCGGGTCTCAGCCTCTATCCGCAAGCCCAGGAGGTGACGCTCGGCCCGCTCGAAGGAGAAGGTGTAGCAAATCGAAGCTGGCAACCCGAAGGCCTCCGTATCACGCTGGTCAATTCGGTACATCGGCGAGCTTCAGCGACTCGGACCAGAGACCGATCTGGTATCGCTGGCGCTGTATCTCGAAGAGCAGGACGGCAGCAGCGGCAGCAGCATTGAGGGATTCCACCCGTCCACGGAGCGGAATCCGCACGATGAGATCACATAACGCCCGAATGCTCGGACGCATACCACGATGCTCACTACCAACGACCAGCACAACAGGCCGGTCGTACAAAGGCTCCCAGTAGAGCCGCTCCCCTTCTACGGCAGAGCCCACAATCCACCACCCTAACCGCTGTAAGCGCCGAAGCACATCCCCTAAGTTCACCACGTGGGCCACCGGCAGATGCATGAATGCCCCTGCAGCCGCCTTTACCGCAGCAGGGGTCAGCGGAGCCGCACGGTGGCGCGGTACGATCAAGCCCTGAGCTCCCGCAGCCTCGGCACAGCGCGCGATTGCCCCAAGGTTCTGCGGGTCCTCCACGCCGTCTACGGCTACCAGCAGGCCTTCAGCCGTTGGAGCCGCACGTTCGAGAAGCTCCTCGGCACTCAGCACCGGTAGCGGATAGACCAACGCAATGACTCCTTGACTCTCCTTCAGCGTCGTACCCGCAGCTTGCGCCAACTCTGTAAAGCGCTGGCGCGATAGCTCGGACACGGGAACACCGGAACGTCGTGCTCTCTCCTGGATGTCCGCGGCACTGCCGTAGAGCACGTAAAGCTTCTGCACTCTGGCAGCCTGTCGTAGCGCCTCCACAATAGAGCGACGTCCGTAGATGTAGAAGGCCTCTGACATCAAGCCATTTGGAGGCTACTGCTCTTCTACCTCTGCAGCCGCTGCCCGGCGCCTCTCACGCAGTTTGCGTCGTTCCTTGAGGCGGAAGTAGCGCTGCCGAGCTCGTTCTCGATGCTCGGCCACCAGTCGCTCCACCTCCTCAGGTGGTTTCCCACTCTTCAATAGTCGGCGGCGGAGCAAGACCCCGTCGTAACTCAAGAGCAACCGCACAATGTGCGTCGGTCGGGCGCCGACGTCCAACCAGTAGATTGCCCGCTCATGGTTTACCACGATCGTAGAGGGCGACGTGTTTGGGTCGTAGTACCCAATCCGCTCTATGAATCGCCCATCGCGGGGGGCACGACTGTCGGCGGCGACGATGTCGTAGAAAGCATAGTTGCGCCGCCCTCGGCGCCGCAGTCGGAGTTTTACCATGGATAGCAGTGCTCACAGTTTGTGGAACTTACCGATGATCCCCAACGGGAAGCGCCCGCGTTGCCACTGCTGAAGTAGCTCCCGCATCTGCTCAAGGTGCGCAACAAGACGATTGACCTCCTGGACCGTTGTGCCACTACCACGGGCAATGCGGCGACGCCGCGAGGCGTTCAACAAGTGCGGGTTGCGCCGCTCTTCAGGAGTCATTGACAGGATGATCGCTTCCGCTCGGACCAGGGCCTTGGGATCCAGGGTCAACCCCTTTGTCCATTGGGCTGCCCCGGGCAGAAGCTGCAGCAACTCCGTCAATGATCCCATGCGGCGGATGGAGCGGATGTATTCCAGGAGCGTCTCGAAGTTGACCTCCTCCGCTGTGCGCGGCTGCGCTTTCGGAGCCGCTTCCATCAGCTGTTGCTGGATCCGCTCCACCAGCGTCGCAATATCCCCCATGCCCAGAATTCGAGAAGCAATCCGCTCGGGATGGAATGGTTCGAGCGCCTCGGGGCGCTCGCCGGTGCCATAGAACTTGATGGGAACTCCAATCGCAGCCCGCAGAGAGAGGGCAGCTCCGCCCCGCGCGTCCCCGTCTAGCTTTGTCAGCACAATCCCCGTCAAGCCAACAGCAGCATGGAAAGCCTGGGCTGTCGGCAGGATGTCCTGGCCACTCATAGCGTCTCCGACGAAGAGGACCTCGTCAGGCTGCAGGGTTCCCCGGATTCGGA
This window encodes:
- a CDS encoding sigma-70 family RNA polymerase sigma factor — its product is MALRVGELKALGQLSDEELMRLFQQEGSEAAYTVLVRRYKSAIVNFLYRYTGNYDDALDLAQETFLRLYKYKSTYVRNQRFATWLYTIATNVARTFYQQQQRHGTVPLSSLNQQDDEELQEWEIPDTNYVPDTRVDSSYIAQRIQQALMQLPPVFREVIVLRDIMELSYEEIAAATQAELGTVKSRINRARQRLQALLRDLYEELYGTPPTQP
- a CDS encoding 3-hydroxyanthranilate 3,4-dioxygenase, which gives rise to MPLLPPINFQQWIEEHRHLLKPPVGNAVVYKDNSDFIIMVVGGPNSRKDYHYDEGEEFFYQIEGDIVLKVIEDGKPKEILIRQGEIFLLPPRVPHSPQRPANTVGLVIERKRRPDELDGFMWFCEQCGNKLYEEFLHVSDIVEQLPRVFERFYSSVELRTCKQCGAVMEPPQPAR
- a CDS encoding tetratricopeptide repeat protein; protein product: MGFRIAKVAVGVLLLWTSGCQLWWNAEAYFNTYYNMRRLMSEVEEEFGYYDETRRVQRPRVIVPDPAVVPTAQTGEVPPFLQEFVIDPPKLQPVTRQLDSILQKGSKILAFRSRSDFVDDALFLMAQAFFYRSEWLPAQIKCQELLQLSPKGDLAPDAQLLLAKAYLMQRKVSLGQQALSRAIDIAWYRRRYDVLSEAFRLLAELALSQGDVEAALRPYRQAMLLAPDGELRARWQFEIGAIYYRLGRFAEAEAAFAEVLRHSPSVVIEYEAQLYRAAALARSGRFREADQLLSKLKQRRRYEQWSSYTIAQELALRRLMKASEDTLRMLERRADSAFPGNPALLAVQYEHALQLLQQGDYRQAQRLFARASVTRSPVFAKARDYSELLVRWERAMATTAVARGASPSTPLSDSLRAKLSDAFYDLGRVHSRLGNQDSARYYYDRALQVAPDTGLQRPRALFALASLLSATGPSSVADSLLEELVACCPKTPYGREAQLLLGYTPEAVVDTAAELYESGLRLWRIGEHAFAREQWRRVVSNFSTSPSAPQALYALGWSYEHGPFRNTDSALMYYQLLVERYPETDYAADVRTSVTYARVRRGAPPSETSQPQQQEQQSLQSSPPPAEPVLDSGGVPPIVVPSFPAPSGEGGGAPP
- a CDS encoding PDZ domain-containing protein: MYRIDQRDTEAFGLPASICYTFSFERAERHLLGLRIEAETRGEDALEFVLPTWTPGSYKVREFSTHFTVENALDERGRMLEVEWRAKNRFRVFCPGAQKLYLKAVYFANERSVRTTHVNRWSAFIMPSTCCPYVEGRLQEPCHVVVEHDPARWPRVTTPLAPVDIGFPPRFGAVTYDVLADSPLQVGSHRVAAFTVGDRLHEVAIVSDEPVDEEWLLRAAEQVVRVTAAFWGGELPYDRYVFFFHFVPNGSGGLEHARAHVLAVDPAALREIAGVHRFLRLLCHEFFHTWNGKRIRPVGLGPFDYERELYTPLLWLVEGVTSYYEVMLAYWCGFLTRRELLAHLGWEVEQLSHVPGRYYLSVRDSSILAWVKLYARSPDGPNRFPSYYLKGAQIAWLLDAWIIAQTQGQKRLQDGLQELWRWTRQQPERGWTEEEIVAALEAGTGVGLKEPLMEWLIGRGELPYEEVLPAIGLRLSWTRGSEQDRLVGERSVFGRIPTARFTGLTLRQEDGSVVVEAVEEFSPAAAAGIAVGDELIAVNGIRLRTPGQLEAFLGMAEGPVEILAASDGRLYTTQLSSEPRCRPQLEVVATEGSPQFRLLETWLRKPLLEPQLSEAVPFALWSPWGSE
- the rlmB gene encoding 23S rRNA (guanosine(2251)-2'-O)-methyltransferase RlmB — encoded protein: MSEAFYIYGRRSIVEALRQAARVQKLYVLYGSAADIQERARRSGVPVSELSRQRFTELAQAAGTTLKESQGVIALVYPLPVLSAEELLERAAPTAEGLLVAVDGVEDPQNLGAIARCAEAAGAQGLIVPRHRAAPLTPAAVKAAAGAFMHLPVAHVVNLGDVLRRLQRLGWWIVGSAVEGERLYWEPLYDRPVVLVVGSEHRGMRPSIRALCDLIVRIPLRGRVESLNAAAAAAVLLFEIQRQRYQIGLWSESLKLADVPN
- the ffh gene encoding signal recognition particle protein, with translation MFERLTERLQQVLRRLRGVRSLSAAELEEPLQELRRALLEADVHVSVVRQFLERVRERAVGAQIPPMVLPEQFLLKLVYEELLQLLGTKWVPLRFASKPPTRILLVGLQGSGKTTTAAKLALYLRRQGRHPLLTSADLRRPAAIEQLECLAAQVGVAFFRPEGIAEPERVVEAALHRARLGARDVVIVDTAGRLAVDEPLMQELVRIRGTLQPDEVLFVGDAMSGQDILPTAQAFHAAVGLTGIVLTKLDGDARGGAALSLRAAIGVPIKFYGTGERPEALEPFHPERIASRILGMGDIATLVERIQQQLMEAAPKAQPRTAEEVNFETLLEYIRSIRRMGSLTELLQLLPGAAQWTKGLTLDPKALVRAEAIILSMTPEERRNPHLLNASRRRRIARGSGTTVQEVNRLVAHLEQMRELLQQWQRGRFPLGIIGKFHKL